A portion of the Glycine max cultivar Williams 82 chromosome 10, Glycine_max_v4.0, whole genome shotgun sequence genome contains these proteins:
- the LOC102667721 gene encoding uncharacterized protein — MPFGEALQQMPLYSKFLKDMLTQKNKYIHSENIIVEGNCNVVMQRILPPKHKDPGSVTIPCSIGEVSVGKALIDLGASINLMPLSMCRRLGELEIMPTRMTLQLADRSIARPYGVIEDVLVQVKHLIFPADFVVMDIEEDTYIPLILGCPFMVTASCVVDKGKKKLEMGIEDQKISFELFDEERTLLD; from the coding sequence atgccctttggagaagctcttcaacaaatgCCGTTGTACTCtaagtttttaaaagatatgcttACACAGAAGAATAAGTACATTCACAGTGAAAACATCattgtggaaggaaattgcaATGTTGTAATGCAGAGGattcttccacctaagcacaaagatcctgggagtgtgACTATTCCGTGTTCAATTGGTGAAGTTTCTGTTGGCAAGGCTCTTATTGATTTGGGAGCCAGTATTAATTTGATGCCGCTTTCCATGTGCCGAAGGCttggagagttggagataatgCCAACTAGGATGACTTTACAATTAGCAGATCGCTCCATCGCCAGACCCTATGGAGTAATAGAGGATGTTTTGGTTCAGGTCAAACACCTTATCTTTCCTGctgactttgtggtaatggacaTAGAGGAAGATACATATATTCCCTTAATTTTGGGATGTCCATTTATGGTTACTGCAAGCTGTGTAGTAGACAAGGGAAAGAAGAAGCTAGAAATGGGTATTGAAGACCAAAAGATTAGCTTTGAGCTATTTGATGAAGAAAGGACATTGTTGGACTAG